In a single window of the Caloenas nicobarica isolate bCalNic1 chromosome 8, bCalNic1.hap1, whole genome shotgun sequence genome:
- the C8H2orf72 gene encoding uncharacterized protein C2orf72 homolog, giving the protein MAAAELQELRALLERVGGRPAVLLVAEVAEGAPAAATLAAFARDLLGDEAPPGPGPGCRSRRRVGGGQRALAARLLLVLCRGGAARGRGARARLREVVRDVRGRLPPAPPPAVVGVLLAGGDGEDAALLDAALRRHFPAAGTVQAARYSPGSPAALRDCRAAACRALRAALLHPAEDVKDSERWRLPCFLRCISCSQRSRGKSYEAKAANHVHADDLQDLEEEVALTSLSPNGNYEEAAGGAGT; this is encoded by the exons atggcggcggcggagctgcaggagctgcgggCGCTGCTGGAGCGGGTGGGCGGCCGGCCGGCCGTGCTGCTGGTGGCCGAAGTGGCGGAgggggccccggcggcggccACGCTGGCCGCCTTCGCCCGCGACCTCCTGGGCGACGAGGcgcccccggggccggggccgggatGCCGCTCCCGGCGGCGGGTcggcggcgggcagcgggcGCTGGCAGcgcggctgctgctggtgctgtgccgcggcggggcggcgcggggccgcggggcccggGCCCGCCTGCGGGAGGTGGTGCGGGACGTGCGCGGCCGCCTccccccggcaccgccgcccGCCGTGGTCGGCGTCCTCCTGGCCGGCGGGGACGGGGAGGACGCGGCGCTGCTGGACGCCGCGCTGCGGCGGCACTTCCCGGCCGCCGGCACGGTGCAGGCGGCCCGGTacagccccggcagccccgccgcccTGCGCGACTGCCGCGCCGCCGCCTGCCGCGCACTGCGGGCCGCCCTGCTGCACCCCGCAG AAGACGTGAAAGACAGTGAGAGGTGGAGGCTCCCATGCTTCCTGCGGTGCATTTCTTGCAGCCAGAGGAGCCGGGGAAAAAGTTATGAAGCAAAAGCTGCAAACCACGTTCATGCAG ATGACCTGCAGGACCTTGAGGAAGAAGTGGCTCTGACCAGCCTGTCCCCCAATGGAAACTATGAAGAAGCTGCTGGAGGTGCAGGCACCTAG